The genomic stretch AGCATCGTTCAGCCTTTCTACTGTGATGTTGACCGTTTTGCTGTCTGTTAACCTGCCATTCGCGCCGCTATTGCCCAAGTCATCCACATCCACCTTAACGGATGCCGAGCCATTAAAGTTATTGTTGGGCGTAAACACCATGTTATTCAGGGCAGCATTGAGGCTGGTAACCGTGCCCCGCAGGGTCATCTCAGCCGCATTAGAGCCAGTACCGCTGATGAAACTGATCCCGGTTGTGCTGCCCAGGGTCATGGTTCCATTTGTGGCAGTTAGCTTCACTTCCACCCAGTTTCCAGCCGCATCCGCATCGGCGATCGCAATCGCCTGACTGCTAAACACAAGCGGCATGTCTTCGCTAATAGTCTGGACACCCGGAACGGTAATCACAGGTGCATCGTTTTCTGCATTCACTGAGATTGGGACAGCCGCTGCTGTGCTGGTTCCTCCATCCCCATCAGTTAAAACGATCGACAGGGTGCGATTTACCGCAGGGGTATGGGAAGTGTTCTGATAGGTGATGTTCTCTAGAACTGCTTCGATCGCAGTTGGCGTTGCGCTGCTATTAAACGTAACGACAAGATTTCTCCCATTGACGCCGTTCGTGGTTGAATTCACGCTGCCGATCGTAACGCCGTTGTACTGCACGAGGGAGCCGCTGTTGCTGACTAATCCCGCAGTACGGATTGAGAGCTGGTCTTCACTGCCGCCTCCGCTGGTATAGCTAATCGTCAACTGTCCGCCGTTAAAGTCTGCGGAATCTGCATCGCTCAAGCTCACATCGCTGTCAAGCAGAACCGGATTTGTATTAATACTGTTCTCCAATAAGTTGAGGGCACTAACAACCCCCGTCAGGACTGGAGAATCATTCACTCTTACAAAGCCAATATTGGCAGCAACTGGAAGCGCTGCGGGATCAGTAAATTGGTCGTTAACGGCAACGTTGAAGGATGGAGCATTTTCACTGCCATCGTGAACGAATCGTACTCGCTGAGCATTAATGTCATCCTGAGTAAAAGTAACCGTTGGAGATGTAACAACCGTCCCGTTTACCTTGAAGGAACCGTTTTGAATATTGGTGATGGTATAAGTAACATTTGCAGCAGCGCTGTCGAAGTCCGGTGCGTTAAAATTTTCGGGTTTAAGAATAACCTCCTGCCCTTCCTGAATCGGTAAGGTATTCGTCGTCAGACGGGGATCAGCCAGAAAACGAATTGACTGTACCGTACTTAGACTGGCTGTATTGAAGGAGTATTCGATCCCATCAGGACCGCTTAAACCAACCGTTGCTTTTGCGCCGTTATCATACAGCGGATTACTGAACGACACGTCGGAGTAAACAAAGGCAATCTCATTGCTGTCCTCACGTAGAATCACCTGAAAGGTTGCCCCGTCTCCCACATTGCGATCGGCAACATTGTTCCACTCCACGGTGAAGGTTCGGCTTCCAGGAGCACCAGCGGTCTCAAAATAGACATTGCCGCTTGTTCCTAACGCCAGATCCGTCCAGAAGGGATAGATTGCAAATTCTTTTTGTCCTGTGATGGGATTAACGACCGGCAGCGAAGCATTGTTCGGGGAAACGTTACCGCTCTTCGTTCCCAAAATAATGCCGCCGTTGATGCCGATCGTAATTTCAGTAATTGCTGCACCATAATACTGAAAGCTCAGGGGAAAGAAGGTTTGACCGAGTACAACCTTATCGTCTAATCCAACTTCACCATCATCGTTCTCGTTAAATTTAGGCGCTCCGATAGGTGCACTCCGTTCTGTCGCACCATAAATCCGTGTTCCTGTTGCTGCAATACTGCGAAAGGTCAGATTGGGATCATTAACAACGTATCGGTAAAAACCATCTCCATCTGGATAGGATGGCAGGATGCCGTAGTAGTTCTCCCATACTTCTGCTTGAAATGCCAGGGCTGCATCTCCGGTACCCATGACAACAGGCAACTCCCAGCTACCGCCCAGTTCAGGGTGCCCAACAGGCGTGTTTGATGCCCGAACTGTAGCACCCGTCAGCTTATGGAGCTTCGCAACGAATTCTTGTCCTGCATCTCCGGTCGCAGCATTACAGCTATAAAGAACCAGCGATGGAGCGATCGGCGTCGATAGGTTAGAAAACCATCGCTTTAGATCCTGGGAGTAGTGAGATAAAGTATCAAGACTGATTTGGCTGCTGCCCAGTGAAATGGCACCAGGACTGCCATGAGCAACGATATGAATGCTTTCGACATTCTCGAATTGGGCTAGTATCTGGCTGATCTGCACCACGCCGTCCACCTCCGGAGAAAGCAGAAACGCTTTCACTCCAGGAGACAGGTAGGCAAGCAGGTGTCGATATTGGTGCACCTGAGCATCAATGAAAACAAACACCCGATTCTGTGATGTACCATGAGACACACCATGGAACATATCAGAGGATACATCGTGGGGAACACGGTCAGACATGCGACCGGATATACAACCAGACATACGACCGGACACACGAAGCGAACGACTCTGCGAGATCATACTAGCCCCCTCATGGCTTCAAATATCTAATGGACGAAAAATTAGTTAAGTCGTCAGTATGGGATGACAGCCCCACATCAGGCAGGCAAATTCCTGTACTCAAAAACACCTGCGATATACTGTGACAGCAAGAATTACCTTTTGCTGGATGATAAAATGCAGCAATCTCTACAAAGATAATTCCCTCTTGGTTATAGCGATTACCAATTAATTGAAAATTTGCCTAACTTTAATAATTGGAGTTCGTATCCTGTTTCAAATTAGACTTCTATTTCTTGCCAATTTCACATCTATTTCCTTAGTAAACTTGGATATCTGCCTTTATTTCCAAATAGAAAAATTCTATTGAAACTTCAGTAAATATGCTGGGATTATTCGGTCAACTCTGCGAATTACTGACTTTCATAAGTAGAATCACTGAATTTCAGTACAAAAACGTGCTGCTTGTTTCTACTCGAAAATTTTAGGGAAATCTCTCGTATAGAGAACCAAAAGTAAGTTTGGAAAGCCAAGAATTCAGGAGGATCGTATTATGACTGATTTCAATACTCTTCCCTTTATTTCCGTTGGAGAAAAGGTTATTTCCTTGGGGCAAGCACTTCAATACCTACAGCAGTCAAGTAAGCTTGGTCCTTTTCTCACTGAAATTGTGGGTCAACATGTCCTTCGTGAAGAACTGTCAATGCGATCGGATTTAGAGGTCAGCATTGCAGAACTTGAATCCCAAGCTCAAAATTTCAGAAATGAGCAAAATCTTGCCAATCCTGACAGTTTCGAGCAATGGCTGTCAGAGCGCAGCCTGACCTACAGCGGATTTCACAGCCTAATTATCGATGCAATTAAACTGGAGAAATTAAAGTCTCAAATTACCCAGCAATCAACTGTAGAGTATTTTGAGAAAAATCACGAGACGCTGGATCAAATTAAGCTGACCTTCATTATTACAAAAGACAAGGACAGCTCTCACAGCTTTCGCCAGCGCGTAGACCAGGGGGAATCGAATTTCGATCAAATTGCTTTAGAGTGCCTCAGCAATACATTTTTGAAGCAGGCAGATGATCTCACCGTAAAACAGGGAACTTTGCGCCGTGGGCAGGTTCCAGAAGAACTTCAAGCTGTGATTAAGGATAGTACGGCTGGGCAACTGATTGGACCCATTGAGATTTCTGAGTATTGGTGGCTCGTTAGAGTTGAAGAAATTCAATCTGCCCAACTGGAGGGTGAACTCAAACAGCAAATTGAAGCCGAGTTTTTCAAGAAATGGCTCGTTGAGAAGTTGCAGGAATCTTCCGTTAAGCTAGTTGGTCAAGCATAAGCAAGTTTCTTCAGCTTACCGCCATCCAATTATTCTGGCTCTGGCTTTTTTTCCAATACGCTATTCCAATTTGGTGCAGTGAGCGTCTATTCTACCAGAGTAGATTTTTAAGCTCCTGCACCTTGATTTATATTTGCTTGTTTTTGCAATCAACGTATTACAAATAATATTTCTGAAAACATATTTTTGGAATTCCCTCATGAAAACACACTCTGCAAAAACATTCTGTAAAAACCAATTAGTCTTCTGCTATTTCTTTCATCACTTAAAACACCTAGGAACAACGCATAGCGACAATACATAAAGATGGGCTTTAGTTTCATAGAGCAGAGATAATTTAATTTATTCCCTCAGAAAAATTATCTAAGCAGGCGATCGCATTAGCACAGTTAGTCCGCGCAAAAGCTCAGTAATTTTACTGGTGAATTGAAAGCCATCAGAACGACTTCCGTAGAATGAACGTACAGGGTTTCTCCCATATCTCCTATAAATAATAATGTGTATTCTAATACTAGTATTACACCATCAGGGCTTGCTGCACATCATGTAAGTCCACTTATCTTAGTTTCCTTGCTTCAGGGTCAGTTATCGCCTGTACAGTTTAGCGCTGCTACAGCCGGACTTATCCGAGCTTTTAATGTGTCTAGTTCAGTTAATTCAGGCAGAGGAAGAGGGCTATATGAATACGGGAAATGAACATCTTTTCCTTAATTCCCAAAAGGTTTCGTCCCAGGTCGATTCACTCAATAATTTATCGTCTGGCTTAAATCTCTTTCTCGAATCATCTATTTCCCTTACTTCCACAGCTCTTAACACTTCAGCATTTTATGAGCTGTCTTTTCCTACTGGAACTTCACTGGACTTAAACCAAAACAGTAAGCTTTCCTTAGCTCAATCCCTCTCACTTAACAGTCAAATTCATCGTTCTCTGCTTAGCGCAAAAGCAGATGAATTGATGGTTGGACAGCTTCAACCCAATGATGAATTAACTAATTTCGGAAGTCTGGTAATTGCACCCTCTCAACCTCAAGCAAAGGAGATCATCTTTGTTGATAGAGGAGTGGAAAATTATCAGCAAATTCTTGCAGGGCTCAATCCCACAGCGGATGTTGTATTCCTTGATCGCACAGGCGACGGAATCCAGCAAATTAGCAGTGTGTTGAGCCAGCGACAGAATATTGCGGCTATTCACATTATTTCGCACGGCAATCAAGGCGAACTGCTCCTGGGCAACACTTCCCTAACTGCAAATAATCTGGATCGATACACGGAACAAATCCAGACCTGGAGGGATACGCTCACCGACTCCGCCGACATTCTGATCTACGGTTGCGATGTTGCAGGTGGTGAAGCTGGAAAGAAATTTATTCAGCAGTTAGGCGTCCTGAGCGGTGCAGATATTGCGGCTTCAGAGGACTTGACGGGTTCAGCCTCCCTGGGCGGTGACTGGAATTTGGAATACACTAGCGGTTCCATTGAAGCAGCGGCGATCGCCAGTGACTATCAGGGTGTCCTTTTCTCTCTAACCATGCGGGATATCTACGATGCATGGCAGGGGGGCACGCTAGGCAGCCTCAGTTCCGTCACTCTAAATCTCAACAGCACATCTATTCTCAGCGGTTCTCTGACGATCGCCTCCAGTGATGCCAGCTCTTTGAGATTAACGGGAACAAACCTGAGTTCATTTATTGGAACCGGACTGGGAACAGCCAGCACGTCAGACGATCGCGGTTTGGATCTGTCGAATCTCAGCGTCGATTTACTGCTAAAAAGCGATTCTACCTATACCTACAATCTGTCTGGACAGGCAGCACTCAAGGATATTGCTGGACTAACGCTAATTGCTGAAGAGGCGACAGCAACCGGAAGTGAAGCAGGGACGACGGTCAGTTTAACCAACTTTAAGCTGGGGCTGGGCAACAACGCTGCTTTAGGCGGTGAAACGCTTACCTACAGTGCCGCCAGCGATGAACTCTCCCTCAGTGGAACTAATCTCTTTGCATTTGTGGGGCACGGTGCCGAAACCGAAAGTAAAGCCGATGATGTAGGACTGGAGATCAACAACGCTAACTTTAGCCTCCAGGTCGATGCCAGCAACATCTACAGCTACACCGTCAGCAATGGAAATCTTGCGATTCGCGGAATCGATAGCCTGGTCGTTGAGGCAAACAATGTTAGCGTAACGGGCGATCGCACCCGCACATCTGTCACAACTGACGCTTTCTCACTGGGAATCGGCAATATTGCATTAATGAGCGGAGATGCTCTGTCCTTTAGCTCGGAAGAAACCGCAGGCAGTAAGACTGTTGGCTTCAGTTTCACGAGGGCAAATTTACTTGCAGGGTATGGTGCTGCAACAGAAGATTCTAGTGATGATGTCGGGCTGGTAATTAAGAATGCAGATGTTAGCGTTGATTTAGAAGCAGACGGCGGCTATGACTACAGCATCAGCAATGCCAGTGTAGAGCTGAAGGGAATTACAGGCGTCACGCTGGCAGCAGAAACAGTCAATGCAACTGGTGATCAGGACAGCCTTGCCGTTAGCGTCAATAATGCCGATCTAGGAATTAAAGATGTTGTTAACCTTAAAGCAAGTTCTATTAATTTCCAGGTAGAAGAAACTAGTACAGGTCAGAACATATCGATCAGCGGCACAGAAATTTCGGCGTTTGCAGGTTACGGTACAGAAACGCCAACGATCGCAGATGATATTGGCTTAGTCATTGAGGATGCAACGCTTGATTTAACTCTGAACGCCGATCAAACTTACAGCTATGACCTGAGCAACGCATCAGTGGATATCCGGGGAATTGCTGGTGTTACAATTGCCTCGGATAAAGTCAACATCAGCGGAGATCACACCGGAACGGATCTCACGGTTAGTCTGAAGAATGCGGTCTTCGGAATTGAGAATATTATTCAGCTTAGCGGCGTATCGGTTGAATTTACGACCGAGGGAACGGGAGCCGATCGCGTTGTCACTTTCAGCGGTAGTGGGCTGTCTGCCTTCACGGGATATGGAGCAGGAACAGTTAGCACGGCAGACGATGTGGGACTGGCGCTCAGCAACGCAGATTTTAATTTGCAGCTTAAGGGCGATCGAACCTACAGCTATAGTTTGGCAAATGCCGCAGTTGAAGCACGGGAAATTCCTGGACTGACACTGGCAGCAGACTCGGTTAGCGCGATCGGAGATGGTACAAATACGCAGGTTCTTCTGAATCAAGCCAAACTTGGAATCGGTAGCGTTCTGAAAGTGGGCGGCGATGCGATCGAGGTTCAGGTTGAGAAGGTCGGCAGTGGACAAAATATTGCCTTCAGTGGGAAGGGTTTGTTTGCGTTTGCAGGCTATGGAATTGCGACCCCTGCCACCAGTGACGATACCGGACTATCCGTTACGAATGCTGATTTAGAGTTGCAGCTCAATGCCGACAAAACCTACAGCTATAGCTTGGAAAACGCCGATATTGAAGTGAGGGGCATTCCCGGAATCACGGCATCGGCAGAAGATGTGCGAGTCGTCGGCAATCAGAGCGGCGATCTGGACTTGAGTACGGCTCGTTTTTCGCTTGCAGTGGGTAATGTGGTTGGGATCGGCGGCGATGCCCTTTCGATTAGTCTGCATAGCGGTCAACCGATCGAAATTAGTGCCACAAAAGCCTCTGCTTTGGTAGGGTATGGCGCAGCAACAGAAACAGCTAGCGATGACCTGGGACTATCCATCAGCAATGCCGACATCAGCGTTACGCTAAACAGCGACAAAACCTATTCGTTTACGGTTGATCAAGCCAATGCAGGACTGGTTGGTATTCAAGGATTAACGCTGTCTGCGGAGCAGATTAACGTCTCAGGGAACCAGACTCGGATCGACGTTGCGACGGGTAAGTTTGAACTGGGCTTAGACGGTGTTGGTTATATCGGGGGGGATGCCCTGGCGATCGATCCAGCGGATACTCCAACTGATCCGCTACGAATTGCGGCAACTGGAATTTACGCCTTTGTCGGATCAGGCGGCAAAACGGCAGATGAGTCGGGCATCAAGCTCGAAAACGGCAATTTTGGACTGGTTCTATATCAGGGCGCAACCCCTTCCTATGCATTAATCGCCGATGGACAAGGTGGGCTAGTGGGCGTTGATGATATGACGCTGGAAGGGAGCCTTGCTGTCCGCATTAACCGCACTGGACGCACCGTAGACGAGAGCGTTGCACTAGGAAATGGCACCACCTTTGACATTGTTTTTGAGGAAGGGCAGGAAAATCAACTGCGGGTCGAGGGCGATGTTAAGGCAAATATCGTCGGCTCTCTTGCATTTGGCGGTGAGTTCTCCCTTGAGTTATTTAGCGATCGTACAATTGGTAGCTCAGATCAGACCTCTACGGTCAGCAACACCAGCTTTAATCTCAAGGAACAGCAGGTTGCGATCGGCGAAGAGTTTTATCAGCAGCTTCTAGAGACTTTAGCGACTGAGAAGACACGGCTAGAAGGACAGAATTCTACCGTTAAAGCGATCGAGGCAACAATTGATGGATTTGCCTTTAATGAAAACTATGTGGATGTTTTGGGCGATCGGCTCAACTTCCAGAAAGATCATGGATTTGTGAATGGTCAAAAGGTCGTTTACCGGGTTGGAACAGGAAACACGGCGATCGGCGGCTTGCGAGATGGACAAGAATACTATGTCGTCTCTGCTGATACCCAAACATTGAAGCTTGCAGAAACGCTGGGTGGAACGGCGATCGATCTGACGGGTGCAGGCACGGGGATACAGCAGCTCAGACAAATTCTTGACTTCACAGCAAACAATCAGATTCGGGTAGATTTACAGCAGGAAACCATCCTGTTTAACGCGGCGCATGGATTCACTATTGGCAGTCGAGTTCGCTACGATGCAGATGGAAATCCGCCTCTGGGAGGACTGAAGGACGGGCAGGATTATCTGGTGGAGGTGGTCAGTCCCACTGCGGTTAAGCTGAAGGATTTAACGACAGGCGCGATCGTTGATCTAACTTCCGACAGCCAGGGAGATCATTTCTTCCGTCCTGTGATTCTGGGAGCGGGCAGCGGCGGCAGCGGTGGCGGAGTCAATATCACTACAGACACGATCGTTTTTGCAACGCCCCATAATCTACAAACAGGCGACGAAATTCAATATTACAGACCCTATCGCGGCAAGGCAGTAGGCGGCACGCTGGATGCACTATTAACCCGTCAGGATGTTTTTCCTTACCAAGTTGAGGTTGTTAGTCCTACGGAAATTAAGCTGCTGAAGGATAGCAGTGTGGTGGATTTGACCTCGGTGGGTCAGGGTTTGCACACCATGACGCTGATTGAAAAAGCCAGCAGCGATCGCAGCCATCTGACATTTCACTCACCCACAACCGATCCAATTCAGTTTCTCAACAGCACCACGATCAAACTGCGCTATGCCCACGGCTTAAAAACGGGACAGACCGTTACGCTGCAACTTGATCCCAGTGCAGCTTACCCCAAGTCGCCGATCGCTGGACTAAATGCCGTTGCCTATTCCACGCAGCCAAAAGTTTATGCAGCTGCCAGTGAGAATATCTATCACGTCAAAGTCGGGAGTGACGGTAGCCTTCAGTTTGCGGCATCGGCTCAGGATTTAGCGGACAACAAGTTTATCACCATTGAGGCTCCAAGCGGCAAAGCGGGATCGAAATTCCGTCTGATGCCGACCTGGAGTTTTGGATCGGTGGCATTGCCCGGAGTCACAGAAACGCTGGGTGCCCCGATCGCCTTTACTGCCAGCAATCATGTCGAGGTGGAAGTCGAATCCGATACGCTGATTCTGCCGACTTCGATCGATCTGAAGCCTGGTGAGCAGGTCGAGTATCGCAGCGGTGGGGCAACGCCGATCGGCGGTCTGACGGATAGTGCAACCTATTATGTCATCAGCAATCTGAATGGACAGGTCAAACTCTCTGCAACGCCAGGGGGAACGGCGATCGATCTAACCAGCGCAGGCGGCGGCAATCACAGCTTTATTCGATCGGGCGTTGGCTTCCTGACGGATAACGATATTGCGCGTCAGCGTCGGGATGCTGCGGTAGCACTTCAGGAAAGACTGAGCCGCGATCTGGGAATTACTGTTACCTTAACGGCGGGCACTGCCACTGAAGCGGGTAGCGCAACCGATCGGGGTGTTCAGTTCCGGGATATCAGCGTTACGTACGACGAGGAGCAGAAGGAAACCAGCAAACTCCTGGCAGGGATTACAAACGGCTATGCCTTCATGGGCACGGGCTACGAGACGCCGGAGGAAATGGGGGTCAAGATTACCGATGTCACCCTCGGTTTAGCCCTGTACAAGACAATCGATTACCGCAAACCGATCGCCGATCAGGAGAAGATGACCTACGCTCTGGTGGGCGGCGGCACGGGTGCAATTATCGGACTATCCGATATCACGCTAGAAGGAACGCTCGGCGTTCAGCTTAATCGGACTGGAATGACCGTTGATGAAACCATTATCACTCCAGGCGGCGAGATCCCAATCCAGTTCAATGATCCGAGTGACTTTACCCGAATTACGGGAACGGCAGATATTTCGATCGGCGGAGCGGTTGCGCTGTCTGGTTCGATCGGCATTGAACAAACTGTTAAAACCGCTGGCGGTGTCACCACGACCGATTTGCTGCTGGGCGCAACGGACGTGACGGCATTCCTGGGCACGGGCTACGACACTCCAAACGAGCTGGGCGTGAAGTTAACCGACGGCACGCTGGGTTTAGTCATGCGGCGAGTCGATGGCGCAGCCCCATCCTCAACCTATGCTCTGACTGCCTCTGGTGTAGCTGGCTTGGTGGGAATCGATGGCGTTACCCTGACGGGTTCAGCTTCCCTGGCAATTAACAAAATGGGTGCAGATGTTGATCAAACGATCGCCACACCCAACGGAGATGTCACGGTCAAGCTAGGAGCAACGGAAGGTAGTCTGACTCCGAAGGTCAGCGGGACGCTCAACCTGGGCATTGAAGGAACAGTTGCCCTCTCCGGCGAGTTTGGCATTGAGAAAACAGCCGATCAGCTTCGCATTGGCGCAACGAAGGTGAATGCCTTTATGGGCGCAAATTCTCAGGGGCTACAGGTGAGCGATGCCAGCCTGGGAATGGTGCTGTTCAACGATACGAAGAAATATGCCCTGAAGGCTTCTGGAAAGGCAGCGATCGTTGGTATTACAGGATTGACGCTGAGCGGCAACGCAGACCTGGAAATTAACCGCACGGGGGATCAGGTTAAAGAAATGATCGTTACTTCCGGCGGTGACGTTCAGCTTGATTTCGACGCGACGGAAGGAGAAATTCTGCGGGCATCGGGCGAATTAGATCTGGCAGTAGACGGTTTTGCTGCGCTATCGGGTCAATTTGGCATTCAGCGCACTGCGGATACCCTGCTGATTGGCGCAACGGATGTGAATGCTTTCCTGGGAGCGAATAATCAGGGATTACAAGTTAGCGATGCCGAACTGGGTTTAGTGGTCTACACAAAGGCATCCGGCGCAACCTATGCCCTCAACGCCAGCGGTAATGCAGCCCTGGTGAACGTCAGCGGCTTAACCGTCAGCGGCAGCGCAAATCTGGAGCTAAACCGCACGGGATCGGCAGTGAAGGAATCGATCGTTACTCCAGGCGGTACGGTCGCGATCGACTTCTCCGAAGATGAAGGCAACATCAGTCGGGCGATCGGTTCCCTGACGGTGGATGTGGCTGGATTCGCCCAGGTTTCCGGCGATTTCGGCTTTGAGAAGGACGGCAGTACGCTGCGAGTGGCGGCAACGGATGTCAGTGCCTTTATCGGCGCTAGCGGAACGGGTGTGCAGGTCAATGATGCCAACCTGGGACTGGTCATCTATACGGGAGCAACTGGCTCCAACTATGCGCTGGCTGCTTCTGGCTCTGCGGCAATTACGGGCGTAACGGATCTCACAGCAAGCGGTAATATTCGTCTAGAAGTTAATCGGACTGGCGGTAGCGTCAATGAAACGATCGCCACAGCAGGCGGTGAGGTTGCCCTCAACTACTCGGCAGCCGAAGGCAATCTGACACGAGCCACAGGTTCACTCAATCTGGACATTGCGGGATATGCTAGCCTCTCCGGTGATTTTGGCTTTCAGCAGAACGCGGGCATTGTGCAGATTGGCGCAACGAATATCAGTGCCTTCGTCGGTGCAAACGGGACAGGTTTACAGGTCACAGATGGCAAGCTGGGTTTAGCCCTCTTTTCTGCGGATAAAACCTATGCGCTCACGGCATCAGGTAACGCTGCTTTGGTCGGCATTGATGGCATTACGGTTAGCGGCACGGCAGAACTGGAATTGAACCGCACGGGTCGGGCTGTGGAAGAGACGATCGCCACTGCCGGAGGCAATGTAGCCGTTTCCTTTGACGCAACGGAGGGTAATGTTACTCGCGTTCTCGGCAATCTGGATCTGGATATTGCGGGCTATGCCAAGCTGAAGGGCGATTTTGGCTTTGAGCAGAACGGTGGCAAGCTGAAGATCGCTGCGACGGGCGTGGATGCGTTCCTGGGCGCAAACGGCACGGGCTTATCGGTCAAGGGTGCCGACCTGGGCATGGTTGTTAATTCGACGGATAAAACCTACGCACTGACAGCAACCGGAACGGCTAGTTTAACAGGAGTCAGCGGCGTCACGCTAACGGGCAATGCAACGCTTCAGCTTAACCGGACAGGCGGCGCAGTAAATGAAACGATCGCCACTGCCAACAAGCCCGTTGTCCTGAACTACGCTGCCACCGAGGGCATGATCACCCGTGCCTTTGGCAATCTGGATCTCGATATTGCGGGCTATGCGAAACTGAAGGGCGATTTTGGCTTTGAGCGAAATGGCGATATCCTGCGGGTCGGCGCAACCAATGTCAGCAGTTTCTTGGGCGCAAACGGGGCTGGACTGGAGATCAGCAAAGGCGATCTGGGACTGGTCATTTACAGCGGGGGTGCGGGTTCAGGCTATGCGCTGGTGGCTTCCACAGAGGCAAAGCTAACTGGCGTTACTGACATTACGGCTCAGGGTCAGGTGACGCTGGAACTGAATCGCACAGGTCGCGCCGTGGATGAGATCATTTCTACGGCGGGTGGCACGGTGGCGATCGCCTACAGCAGCGACGAAGGCAATATCACGCGCACCTTTGGCAATCTGGAACTGGATGCGGCGGGTTTTGCAAAGCTGAAAGGGGAATTCGGCTTTGAGCAAAATGCGAACTTACTGAGAATTGGCGCAAGGGATGTCAGTGCCTTTGTGGGCGCAAATGGATCGGGCGTTCAGCTCAGCGATGCTGCTTTGGGATTAATCGTTGACACCACGACCAAGAATTATGCTCTGCAAGCCTCCGGTACGGCTGGACTGGTCGGCATTAATGACATCACGCTATCTGCCACTGCCACCCTTGAGATTAACCGTCTGGGACGATCGGTAAACGAAGTGATTCCCATGCCGGGGGATGATCTGCGGGTGAAGTTTGACACGGCTGATGCCATTACTCGTCTGACGGGAACTGCCAATCTAAATGTCGGCAACTTCGTCGATTTAAGCGGTTCCTTTGCCGTTCAAAAGTCCTCTCCCGCTAGCGATCCCAACACGACTCAACTTTTGCTCGGTTTAACCGATGTCAATGCCTTTGTGGGCAGCGGTTATGGCTCCGGTAGCGCAACGGGAGTTCAGATTATGAATGCTAGTCTCGGACTGCTGCTTGAGCAAAAACTCGATACGGCAACAGACAAAACGACTCAGGGCTATGCACTCCAGGGCAGCGGTTCTGCGGGTTTAGTGGGCATTCCTGATCTGGCGCTCAAGGGTAGCTTGAATGTTGCGATGAATCGCCTCGGACGCACCGTGGATGTCGAGATTGCCACGCCAACCGGAAAGACAGCCGTTAAGTTCACCGATCCCGCAAATATTACGACCGTTACAGGGGCGATCGAGGAACTCAATATTGGCGGCGTCATTACTGCAAAGGGACAATTTGGTTTAAGTAAGGATGCTGACGCAAATGAACTGCTCATCGGCATGACGAACGTTGAAACCTTT from Leptolyngbya ohadii IS1 encodes the following:
- a CDS encoding peptidylprolyl isomerase, which produces MTDFNTLPFISVGEKVISLGQALQYLQQSSKLGPFLTEIVGQHVLREELSMRSDLEVSIAELESQAQNFRNEQNLANPDSFEQWLSERSLTYSGFHSLIIDAIKLEKLKSQITQQSTVEYFEKNHETLDQIKLTFIITKDKDSSHSFRQRVDQGESNFDQIALECLSNTFLKQADDLTVKQGTLRRGQVPEELQAVIKDSTAGQLIGPIEISEYWWLVRVEEIQSAQLEGELKQQIEAEFFKKWLVEKLQESSVKLVGQA